One window of the Streptomyces sp. ITFR-21 genome contains the following:
- a CDS encoding RES family NAD+ phosphorylase, which produces MSRGDTLPEKGTADARPVTYRAGELFYRVHSRDYPAHAFNRREQDPHFGGNRFGSTGNDRYSYLYAAPEQRTAVAETLLRGVRFGPDGKRLLPYAWLADRLLSQVRLARDVELVSLVSTPDLSAVQQEDYWLVHSAATEYAFTRRWGHWLRAEASWADGFVWVSHQDMPAKALVLFGAESGDEHTFTTTGEPPIALDGDAGVDWLNGILRDYHVTVGPRTPAAAPGGH; this is translated from the coding sequence ATGAGCCGTGGTGACACGCTGCCCGAGAAGGGCACCGCCGACGCGCGACCGGTGACGTACCGGGCGGGCGAGCTGTTCTACCGGGTGCACTCCCGCGATTACCCCGCCCACGCGTTCAACCGCCGGGAGCAGGACCCGCACTTCGGCGGCAACCGGTTCGGCAGTACGGGCAACGACCGCTACTCCTACCTCTACGCGGCGCCCGAGCAGCGCACCGCGGTGGCCGAGACGCTGCTGCGCGGCGTGCGGTTCGGGCCGGACGGCAAGCGACTGCTGCCCTACGCGTGGCTGGCGGACCGGCTGCTGTCCCAGGTGCGCCTGGCCCGGGACGTGGAACTGGTGTCGCTGGTCAGCACCCCGGACCTGTCGGCGGTCCAGCAGGAGGACTACTGGCTGGTGCACTCCGCGGCCACCGAGTACGCCTTCACCCGGCGCTGGGGGCACTGGCTGCGCGCGGAGGCGTCGTGGGCCGACGGCTTCGTCTGGGTGTCCCACCAGGACATGCCGGCGAAGGCACTGGTGCTGTTCGGCGCGGAGAGCGGGGACGAGCACACCTTCACCACCACCGGGGAGCCGCCGATCGCGCTGGACGGCGACGCCGGCGTGGACTGGCTGAACGGGATCCTGCGGGACTACCACGTGACCGTGGGCCCGCGCACGCCGGCCGCCGCCCCGGGGGGCCACTGA